The Catharus ustulatus isolate bCatUst1 chromosome 17, bCatUst1.pri.v2, whole genome shotgun sequence genome includes the window atcccatcccattatcccatcccaccccatccattcccatccatcccattgatcccaatTCCattgatcccaatcccatcccatcatcccatcccattatcccatcccattatcccatccatcccatcccatcccattcccgtctcacagcgccccctggcggaCCCGAGCCCGCCTCCCGCCCTGTCCCGGGCCGTACCAAGCACCGCGGGGGTGCCTCCACATTCATTCCGTGTCCCGAGGCCTCTCGGGCCATCCCGCCGCGCTGAGAGCGGTGCGAAGGGAAATAATTCCAGATTTTCACAGATTCTCGCCCGTTTCCTGGCGTTTTTTCTcgtctttcttctttttgccGTGGCCGCTCTGCGCGGAGGGCGGATGGTTCGGCCGCAACATGGCGGCCACCATGAAGAAGGCGGTGAGTGCCGGACGGGCCCGGGGAAATTTGGTTATTTTGTACAGGATTTACTCCCTTCCCGGCCGAGTTCCTTCCCTCCCGAGGAGGTTTGAGCCCCTCGGCTGAGCCCCGGGCCAAGCTGAGCCCGGCTCGGGAGCTGAGGGCGTTGGGAGCGGGCACGGCCCTGGTCCCGGGGGCTCGGCTGCTCCGGCTCCTCACGAACAACACGGGCGGGCTGCAAGGGAGGGGAAATGTTCTGGGAGAGTGGGCAGTTATGGAATCATTGGGAAAAACACGTTTCACTGTCCTcgtaaaatttaaaaggtttgaTAAAAAGACAATTGGAGACACACATAAAGTGAAGGGTTAAAACGGCCgggtgcttggcaagctgctGAGAGCACGCGGCTGCTTCGGGAACGCTCTTTAAATACACTTTACAATATATCAGCCTGATGCATATTCATAGTCCTTCTTACATAGTAAACTTTTCTGGGAACTGTTTAGCATGGCCACTCTTTGGGTCtgcttttttagagcatgcatGTTTcgtggcttgtggttttaattctCTTCTTATCAgcttttaatttgggtggtggtcccGGCCCTTTGATAATTGTCCTGTCAGCTGCAGGGTCCCATCACACTTTCATGGGCTGTAGGCTGGTAGTTTCAGCATACTATTTCTAAAAAAActtatgtctaacttttgctattggaagaaaataaaagaccctatattcatacagaagagctgttttaacattatacatacagCATTTATCCCAATGCACTTATAACAGTCATCATCGTGGCTTGTGTTGGAAAGGAGCTTAAAATCCATTCTGTTCATTGTTCCAcccctgggatggcagggacacctcccatgtcccagggtgtccaacctggccttgggcactgccagggctgcagggacaccacagctgctctgtgccagggctctaGGATGCCATGGCTGGCCAGTGTTTAATTTGGAGTTACCAGCTCAATGTGGTATTTGTGCTGTCCTTGAAGAGGCACTTGGAGCAGCCAGGTGCATAAGCAGAGTGTGGTGGCTGTCAGATTATTTTCCAGACAATTCATAGGAATGTCCTTGCAGTGAGGCTCAAGTTAATGTGAAAACTGAAATCATCATTTTGACCTCTCCTCCTTGCAGGCTGCAGAAGATGTCAATGTCACCTTTGAAGATCAACAGAAAATTAACAAGTTTGCAAGAAACACCAGCAGGATCACAGagctgaaagaagaaatagaagtgAAAAAGGTACATTTGCTTCAGATCTCACTAACTGTTCGTTGGCCTGAATTAATTTTCAGCTGGATCACAGAAAATTAGCAGCAGTGAGTTACTGTGAGTTGGGTTCTGATATTTTGGAAATAGAGAATGGTAAAAGTATGTCAGATATTAGTGATGTTTAAATCTGCTGTGTTTCACTGCCTAGGCAGGTAATTACTCTGATAATGAGATATAATGATTATTAACCAGGAGTTTCTAGTGGTACAGTTCTCTGGAATTTAAtacttaaattttaatttaaattccagctctggagctgttccaCAAGATATCCTGGTGGTGGGTGGGATTtgttcccaaattccagcctctCTGAGTTCCTTATCCAGCTGTGTGTCCACTGAAATGCTTTACAAAGGATTTTGAATTTttacaaaaattctttttctgtgtcctggcaaacagaagcagctgcagaaccTGGAGGATGCCTGTGATGACATCATGCTGCTGGATGATGCTGATTCCCAGCTGATCCCCTACCAGATTGGGGATGTCTTCATCAGTCATTCCCTGGAGGAGACCCAGCAGATGCTGGAGGAGGCAAAGGTttgtctggagctgctggacagggctgtctgtgtgctgggcactggcCTGGGGTGATCTGGGCATCCTTGGAGCTCCCACAGGTTGAAGTGATGCTGGATTTAGGATCTGAGTCACTCCAAAGGACTCCAGCAACAAATCCTGCAGCCAGACCTGGGAATAAGTTGGAAAAGAGGCACCTCTgttgttctgtgctgctgacaaACCTGGCTCAGTTTGTACAGAACttgttgatttttgtttattttgtctttttcagagGAGTTTACAAGAGGAAATTGAAGCCCTGGAATCCCGAGTGGAGTCCATCCAGAGGGTGTTGTCTGACCTCAAAGTTCAGCTCTATGCAAAGTTTGGGAATAACATAAATCTGGAGGCTGAGGACAGTTAAAGCTTTTCTAAACACAACACCCAACTTTTCCTTAGGTTATTAAATGTTTTGATAACACTGCTGCAATTAcatttgagaaaagaaaatccatccctttctttttgttggtttggtgttggttttttttttttttttactttcctgtCAAGTTCTGTATATATAAGAACTTTCTTATTTTGGTAttgcagttatttatttattcaggaCAACAGTGACTTCACATGGTTGGTAAAACATCAAGATTGGAATATTTGCATTGTTTATTAAGGCAATAAAGCCAGGCATGTATTGGAGTTTCCTGTGTTTTGTGCTCATGAAAAGCTTTCAAACAAATGGGAAGAGAATTTTGGAGTGGCTGTTGGATAAAAGCTGTGTGGTACAGGACATGAAGAGGCAGTGATgctgttcaggtttttttaagagTCTTCCTGGAGCTCTTCAATTCCTCCTCTCTGTTGTACCCTCAGTTCAGATGTCAGGAATCTGCCAGAGGACAAACAAGGGCTCTTTAAGCTCACTTTGGTAGTGAGGAAAAGCTTTTGGAGCCCTCATTTCCACTCATTTCCTGCTTTGTATTTGGGAATCCCACAAAATGCTGCAAGTCACAGTGGTGAAtcttaatttctgattttcctgaACAGTTCCTAAAGCCATGTTTGTTTAGGAAATTGGTGTCCCAGTTGTTCATAGGTTTTGTTGCAGTGTCAGCATCAATCCCTGACCTGTGCCCACATCACTAGGAGGAGCTAATgtcatttttaaatgtcttgATTGGCTTAATAaccaaagaaaatacaagagGGGTGGTTTTTGTCAGGTGAGAACTGCTGGAGTTTGACCCATAACGAGGAGCACCCAGCAGATGGCATCAGAGATCTGGGAATGCCAATTCTGGAcaaggctggcagtgccactgctgcACTGAAGCTTTGGCTGTGTGATCCTGGGGGCTGACACTTCCCAAgccactgctgtgctcagcatttcacagctctgcaggggttTCTAATGATTGGCACTTCCAGCCAGCCCACAGCATGGttctggggaaataaaaaataaaaaagggtttgcaatggtttgggctggaaggaaccttcaaggtgatttttttttgcacagcagGGTGTGAGAGCTTCCCTAAAATTGGGACTGGCCATAAATACAGTGCTGCTGTTTAGGGAAGAGTGTTCAGAGCCACAGACCTGATTTCCCCCTTATTTTCTCTCTAGAATTCATGTGTGTGatgcttttctcctgttggCTTAGTCCCTTAGGGCTTTGTGCACCTGGGATGTCCAATTTGTGCTCTGGACAATTGTGTTTGCAGATCGTTGCACCTCAGAATTTTTCAGCTCTGAATTTTTGTCGtttgcagagctcctgtgcCAAGCCATCATTTGGTATTTTTAGAAGTGCAAAGCAGAACGTGCAgggaacatttttttaattctggagTTGTCACTGTGGAAGTGACTTTGCAGATGGTGCATCAGCTGCTTGGAAGTATTTGACAGCATCCTGGTTTTGCCTGTAATAACCTTTCTGTCATGAAGATTTGCAATTGTTTTGGAGTTGGCACTTACTCTGTTCAGCACCCCATGttctactttttatttttgatggaTTGGAATCTGTTCTTTCTAATAATGTTTGCTTTAGCTGAGCAAGAGAAGGCCATGAACCAAACCCTGGTGTTCTGTTCACCCCTGAACATCTCCTGAATCATTTAGGATTATTAGAATTATTAGCACTTGGTAATAGAAATGTTTAAATCTCCTGGCCATTCTCTATGTTGTGACATTTGTGTTGTGACACCTGGAGGATGAAATGTGTCCCCAAGAGCTGTTCTTGGATCTCAGAGCTTTGGGAGTGCTGGGCTGAGGATCCCTTACTGTGGGGATCAGTCATTCAGCTTCATTTTGGtcttaaaatacaattttggtACAGGATTTGTTTTGCAAGTCACAGAGTCACCCATGGCTGGTTTTTCACTGGGCTGCAGCAATTAAAGCAGTAAAATACAGGTGAAATTGCAGCAATTAAAGCAGTAAAATACAGGTGAAATTGCAGCAATTAAAGCAGTAAAATACAGGTGAAATTGCAGTAAAATACAGGTGAAATTCAGCTCCCTTTGGCGCCTGCTGTcaaggagatttttaaaatcttggtAAAACCTCTGTCAGACACAGGGCATTCAATTCCTGTGCTCAAGGCATTTCCAGGGCTTGTTTGTGATTCTGTATTTGACACAGAAATGTTTCCCAGGATGATCTCCAGTGGAACCTTTATTTTGTAGAGCAGATCTGGGATCCCTTTACACTCCACAATACAATTGTGGTGCATAATCATTCAGTAATTACAGGAAATGGTGTGTAGCTGAAGCTCTGATAATTTTGTGGTAATAAAATCACATCTAAGGGCAAAAAGAGACTGAATTCTGAATACTGAAGCCACATTTTCTGTAGGAACAACAGAACTGAGCAGTTTGGTTTGCATGAGTCAGTGGTtcagataatttatttaatgttatTCTAATAGTCTGATtcacaagagaga containing:
- the PFDN4 gene encoding prefoldin subunit 4, which produces MAATMKKAAAEDVNVTFEDQQKINKFARNTSRITELKEEIEVKKKQLQNLEDACDDIMLLDDADSQLIPYQIGDVFISHSLEETQQMLEEAKRSLQEEIEALESRVESIQRVLSDLKVQLYAKFGNNINLEAEDS